One genomic window of Arvicola amphibius chromosome 4, mArvAmp1.2, whole genome shotgun sequence includes the following:
- the Sowaha gene encoding ankyrin repeat domain-containing protein SOWAHA, translated as MALAAAAAAAAAAAGVSQAAVLGFLLERGGQVRNSELLSRFKPLLDAGDPRGRAARRDRFKKFVNNVAVVKELDGVKFVVLRKKPRPPEGPEPPHPSSPGVPATQAESTAVPAEDTCVPGASPSPQPSEEPQEDLSAPSDLQPASGPPSAGVTQLGVPSSSAPQPGVPEVPELPWPSEGASEVAAPASVPSEAASPSTESPDPKPALPKAQMPPQKPCMLPVRCVVPGPAALRIRAEEQGLRRQRSEEPSPRASPMLLRRLSVEESGLGLHLGPGRSPHLRRLSRAGPRLLSPDTEEVPAAPPPPPAVPLEPTEHEWLVRTASGHWSHQLHGLLLRDRGLAAKRDFMSGFTALHWAAKSGDREMALQLVEVARRGGAPVDVNARSHGGYTPLHLAALHGHEDAAVLLVVRLGAKVHVRDHSGRRAYQYLRPGSSYALRRLLGDPGLQAMTEPDGASGGSGSLVSRHPVQVAATILGSTTSAFLGVLADDLMLQDLARGLKKSSSFSKFLGASPIAPRKKTKIRGGLPSFTEISRRHTPGPLAGLMPSLPPPT; from the coding sequence ATGGCGCTGGCAGCCGCAGCCGCTGCCGCCGCAGCCGCCGCAGGGGTGAGCCAGGCGGCGGTGCTGGGCTTCCTTTTGGAGCGCGGCGGGCAGGTGCGCAACTCCGAGCTGCTGAGTCGCTTCAAGCCGCTGCTGGACGCTGGGGACCCACGCGGCCGCGCAGCCCGCAGGGACCGCTTCAAGAAGTTCGTCAACAACGTGGCGGTGGTGAAGGAGCTGGATGGGGTCAAGTTCGTGGTGCTGAGAAAGAAGCCGCGACCGCCAGAGGGACCAGAGCCCCCGCACCCCTCCAGCCCTGGGGTGCCAGCCACTCAGGCCGAGAGCACTGCCGTCCCAGCGGAGGACACCTGCGTCCCCGGAGCTTCCCCTTCCCCACAGCCGTCCGAGGAACCGCAGGAGGACTTGTCCGCACCATCGGATCTACAGCCTGCCTCGGGACCCCCATCTGCTGGGGTCACCCAGCTTGGGGTCCCATCAAGCTCAGCGCCACAGCCTGGGGTACCCGAGGTTCCGGAGCTGCCCTGGCCCTCGGAGGGAGCCTCAGAGGTAGCCGCACCGGCCAGTGTGCCGTCGGAGGCAGCCTCGCCGAGCACAGAGTCGCCAGACCCGAAGCCTGCACTTCCCAAGGCTCAAATGCCACCGCAGAAGCCCTGCATGCTGCCGGTGCGCTGCGTGGTCCCCGGCCCCGCGGCGCTGCGGATCCGCGCGGAGGAGCAAGGCCTGCGCAGGCAGCGTTCAGAGGAACCAAGCCCGCGGGCCTCCCCGATGCTGCTGCGGCGGCTCTCGGTAGAGGAGTCGGGTCTGGGCCTCCACCTGGGACCCGGCCGCTCCCCCCATCTTAGGCGCCTGTCGCGCGCGGGCCCGCGCCTGCTGAGCCCCGATACAGAGGAGGTGCCTGCCgcgccgccgccaccgcccgcGGTGCCCCTGGAGCCCACGGAGCACGAGTGGCTGGTGCGCACGGCCAGCGGCCATTGGAGCCACCAGCTGCACGGGCTGCTCTTGCGGGACCGCGGCCTGGCTGCCAAGCGTGACTTCATGTCAGGCTTCACCGCCCTACACTGGGCAGCCAAGAGTGGCGATCGGGAGATGGCTCTACAGCTGGTGGAGGTGGCCCGGCGTGGGGGCGCGCCCGTGGACGTGAACGCGCGTTCGCACGGTGGCTACACGCCGCTGCACCTGGCGGCCCTGCACGGCCACGAGGATGCAGCTGTGCTGTTAGTGGTGCGCCTGGGCGCCAAAGTGCACGTCCGCGACCACAGCGGCCGTCGTGCCTACCAGTACCTGCGGCCTGGCTCCTCCTACGCGCTGCGCCGTTTACTTGGTGACCCTGGCCTGCAAGCTATGACGGAGCCTGATGGGGccagtggtggcagtgggagCCTTGTGTCGAGGCACCCCGTGCAGGTGGCTGCCACCATCCTCGGCTCCACCACTAGTGCGTTTCTAGGCGTCCTGGCTGACGACTTGATGCTCCAGGACCTGGCTCGTGGCTTGAAGAAGTCAAGCTCCTTCAGCAAGTTCTTGGGTGCCTCCCCCATAGCTCCCCGCAAAAAGACCAAGATCCGTGGTGGCCTGCCATCCTTTACCGAAATCTCTCGTCGACACACCCCGGGGCCTTTAGCGGGTTTAATGCCCAGTCTGCCCCCTCCAACCTGA